In one window of Protaetiibacter larvae DNA:
- a CDS encoding LmeA family phospholipid-binding protein produces MNLATPELVRRRRRVWPWVVLGVVVLLGAGAVAADFLVRGWAEGLVAARIAEALEVPDEDAVEVQLGAGSVLLQALAGSVDQVDIRVDDLALGPLTGDLAVAAQGVPLDPASPTRALAIDYRIASAGLSGIADQLSGVPIDEVSIEGSELLASGSISLLGQSFPLGIGLTPAAVDGALGFAPTSVRIGERTVTAAELAADPLWGGIAGPILQQRTVCIADQLPAVFLLTRAEIAQGELHLGLAAAGVALGGPELTVKGDCPA; encoded by the coding sequence GTGAACCTCGCCACGCCCGAGCTCGTCCGCCGCAGACGACGGGTGTGGCCGTGGGTCGTGCTCGGCGTCGTCGTGCTGCTCGGGGCGGGGGCGGTCGCCGCCGACTTCCTCGTGCGCGGCTGGGCGGAGGGTCTCGTGGCCGCGCGTATCGCCGAGGCGCTCGAGGTGCCCGACGAGGATGCCGTCGAGGTGCAGCTCGGCGCGGGCTCGGTGCTGCTGCAGGCACTCGCCGGCAGCGTCGACCAGGTCGACATCCGGGTGGACGACCTCGCGCTCGGCCCGCTCACGGGGGATCTCGCCGTCGCCGCCCAGGGGGTGCCGCTCGACCCGGCGAGCCCGACCCGTGCGCTCGCGATCGACTACCGGATCGCGAGCGCGGGCCTCTCGGGGATCGCCGATCAGCTGAGCGGCGTCCCGATCGACGAGGTGTCGATCGAGGGGTCGGAGCTGCTCGCCTCGGGGAGCATCTCGCTGCTCGGGCAATCGTTCCCGCTCGGCATCGGACTGACACCGGCCGCCGTCGACGGTGCGCTCGGCTTCGCGCCGACGAGCGTGCGGATCGGCGAGCGCACCGTCACGGCCGCCGAGCTCGCCGCCGACCCGCTGTGGGGAGGGATCGCCGGCCCGATCCTGCAGCAGCGCACCGTGTGCATCGCCGACCAGCTTCCGGCGGTCTTCCTGCTCACGCGCGCCGAGATCGCGCAGGGCGAGCTCCACCTCGGCCTCGCCGCCGCGGGGGTCGCCCTCGGCGGCCCGGAGCTCACCGTCAAGGGCGATTGCCCCGCGTGA
- the argS gene encoding arginine--tRNA ligase, with translation MNPAELAAILLDHVRRAAAARGVGPEEITPEDVTLERPRNREHGDWASNAALKLGKRIGTSPREFAEELAAALVEVDGIAAAEVAGPGFLNITLDAAAAGVLAQRILEAGEAYGRGELYAGVRINLEFVSANPTGPIHIGGTRWAAVGDSLARLFELQGGDVTREYYFNDHGAQIDRFARSLVAAHRGEPAPEDGYGGSYIADIAARVESDYPGDLDALPRDEQQEVFRELGVAQMFGEIKASLHEFGVDFDVYFHENELHESGAVGRAVERLRSLGHIYEADGATWLATTEFGDDKDRVVIKSDGEPAYISGDLAYYLDKRERGFDRCIIMLGADHHGYVQRLMAMTAAFGDVPYVNLEILIGQLVNLVQGGEPVRMSKRAGTVVTMEDLVGAVGVDAARYALVRSSIDSQVDIDLDLLTKRTNDNPVFYVQYAQSRTRAVARNAASAGVDRSSFDPSLLVHETESELLGALAEYPRITLQAVELREPHRIARYLEDLAGSYHRWYGACRVIPQGDDPVEEVHRARLTLNDATGQVLRNGLTVLGVSAPERM, from the coding sequence GTGAATCCCGCCGAACTCGCCGCCATCCTGCTCGACCACGTGCGCCGGGCGGCCGCCGCGCGCGGCGTCGGCCCGGAGGAGATCACCCCCGAGGACGTCACCCTCGAGCGCCCGCGCAACCGCGAGCACGGCGACTGGGCCTCCAACGCGGCCCTCAAGCTCGGCAAGCGGATCGGCACCTCGCCGCGCGAGTTCGCCGAAGAGCTGGCAGCCGCGCTCGTCGAGGTCGACGGCATCGCCGCCGCCGAGGTGGCGGGCCCCGGCTTCCTCAACATCACCCTCGACGCCGCGGCCGCAGGGGTGCTCGCGCAGCGCATCCTCGAGGCGGGCGAGGCCTACGGGCGAGGCGAGCTGTATGCCGGTGTGCGCATCAACCTCGAGTTCGTCTCGGCCAACCCGACGGGACCGATCCACATCGGGGGCACCCGCTGGGCGGCGGTCGGCGACAGCCTCGCGCGACTGTTCGAGCTGCAGGGCGGCGACGTCACCCGCGAGTACTACTTCAACGACCACGGCGCCCAGATCGACCGCTTCGCGCGCAGCCTCGTCGCGGCGCACCGCGGCGAACCCGCCCCCGAGGACGGCTACGGCGGCAGCTACATCGCCGACATCGCGGCCCGCGTCGAGAGCGACTACCCGGGCGACCTGGATGCCCTGCCGCGCGACGAGCAGCAGGAGGTGTTCCGCGAGCTGGGCGTCGCGCAGATGTTCGGCGAGATCAAGGCGAGCCTGCACGAGTTCGGCGTCGACTTCGACGTGTACTTCCACGAGAACGAGCTGCACGAGTCCGGTGCCGTGGGTCGGGCGGTCGAGCGGCTGCGCAGCCTCGGGCACATCTACGAGGCCGACGGCGCCACCTGGCTCGCCACCACCGAGTTCGGCGACGACAAGGACCGCGTCGTCATCAAATCCGACGGGGAACCGGCGTACATCTCGGGCGACCTCGCCTACTACCTCGACAAGCGCGAGCGCGGCTTCGACCGTTGCATCATCATGCTCGGCGCCGACCACCACGGCTACGTGCAGCGCCTCATGGCGATGACGGCGGCGTTCGGCGACGTGCCCTACGTCAACCTCGAGATCCTCATCGGCCAGCTCGTCAACCTCGTGCAGGGCGGCGAGCCGGTGCGGATGTCGAAGCGCGCCGGAACGGTCGTCACGATGGAGGACCTGGTCGGCGCGGTCGGCGTGGATGCCGCCCGCTACGCGCTCGTGCGCAGCTCGATCGACTCGCAGGTCGACATCGATCTCGACCTGCTCACCAAGCGCACCAACGACAACCCGGTGTTCTACGTGCAGTACGCGCAGTCGCGCACGCGGGCCGTCGCGCGCAACGCGGCGAGCGCCGGCGTCGACCGTTCGAGCTTCGACCCCTCGCTGCTCGTCCACGAGACCGAGAGCGAACTGCTCGGCGCCCTCGCCGAGTATCCGCGCATCACGCTGCAGGCGGTCGAGCTGCGCGAACCGCACCGCATCGCGCGCTATCTCGAGGACCTCGCGGGTTCCTACCACCGCTGGTACGGGGCCTGCCGGGTGATCCCGCAGGGCGACGACCCGGTCGAGGAGGTGCACCGCGCGCGGCTCACCCTCAACGACGCCACGGGCCAGGTGCTGCGCAACGGCCTGACGGTGCTCGGGGTCTCGGCCCCCGAGCGGATGTGA
- a CDS encoding arginyl-tRNA synthetase — protein MPRRSPALVLSASVVLGIAVLLSGCRAPEPAPSSSAPAPGDTPSASPEASPSATPTPSATPVDVACDALIPAQAMYDFNPNFSLIDGWSPDAGSAAADAVAAEGVACRWQNNTSSDVIDLSVAQLDSASLEAKANEAYASSTMVPTYGDEAYFAVAGGVGEAIVFAGAYWVVIRSPYFQEPGDASPLVEAVLAALP, from the coding sequence ATGCCGCGCCGCTCCCCCGCTCTCGTGCTGTCCGCATCCGTGGTCCTGGGGATCGCGGTGCTGTTGAGCGGCTGCCGTGCACCGGAGCCCGCGCCGTCGAGCTCCGCCCCCGCCCCGGGTGACACCCCGAGCGCCTCCCCCGAGGCGAGCCCGAGCGCGACGCCCACGCCGAGCGCGACCCCGGTCGATGTCGCGTGCGATGCCCTCATCCCGGCGCAGGCGATGTACGACTTCAACCCCAACTTCAGCCTCATCGACGGATGGAGCCCGGATGCGGGTTCCGCGGCGGCGGACGCCGTCGCAGCGGAGGGGGTCGCCTGCCGCTGGCAGAACAACACGAGCTCCGACGTGATCGACCTCTCGGTGGCGCAGCTCGACAGCGCATCCCTCGAGGCGAAGGCCAACGAGGCGTACGCCTCGAGCACGATGGTGCCGACCTACGGCGACGAGGCCTACTTCGCGGTGGCCGGGGGCGTGGGCGAGGCGATCGTGTTCGCGGGCGCTTACTGGGTGGTGATCCGCTCCCCCTACTTCCAGGAGCCCGGTGACGCCTCGCCGCTCGTGGAGGCCGTGCTCGCCGCCCTGCCGTGA
- a CDS encoding transglutaminase-like domain-containing protein produces MSLRREVRSSLTFEVSDPTAFVLALAPAEGIPVSVESLRVTIDGDPVETRPASDGHGTRLALFETVPGILQLDYAATVVGRAAPVAVEPVDAIVYLRPSRYVQSDVLTSFARDTFPGRDGAALVRAVADWVHDRLDYRAEATSPTGGAVETLELGAGVCRDYAHLTAALLRALDVPARLVSVYAPQLEPMDLHAVVEALVEGRWVAVDSTRLAPRAAMVRIATGRDATDTAFETNTLADVTLLSMAVAANADETFTDDPDALVELS; encoded by the coding sequence GTGAGTCTGCGTCGCGAGGTGCGGTCGAGCCTCACCTTCGAGGTTTCGGATCCCACCGCGTTCGTGCTCGCGCTCGCCCCCGCGGAGGGGATTCCGGTCTCCGTCGAGTCGCTGCGGGTGACGATCGACGGCGATCCCGTCGAGACGCGCCCCGCCTCGGACGGTCACGGCACGCGGCTCGCGCTGTTCGAGACAGTCCCCGGCATTTTGCAGCTCGACTACGCGGCGACGGTGGTCGGCCGGGCGGCACCCGTCGCGGTCGAGCCCGTCGATGCGATCGTCTACCTCCGGCCGAGCCGGTATGTGCAGTCCGACGTCCTCACCTCGTTCGCGCGCGACACCTTCCCCGGCAGGGATGGCGCCGCCCTGGTGCGCGCGGTGGCGGACTGGGTGCACGACCGCCTCGACTACCGGGCGGAGGCGACCTCGCCGACCGGCGGTGCGGTCGAGACCCTCGAGCTGGGGGCCGGGGTGTGCCGCGACTACGCCCACCTCACCGCGGCGCTGCTGCGGGCGCTCGACGTGCCTGCGCGGCTCGTCTCGGTCTACGCGCCGCAGCTCGAGCCCATGGATCTGCACGCCGTCGTCGAGGCCCTCGTCGAGGGGCGCTGGGTGGCGGTGGACTCGACCCGGCTCGCCCCGCGCGCGGCGATGGTGCGCATCGCGACCGGACGCGACGCCACCGATACTGCCTTCGAGACCAACACCCTCGCCGATGTGACCCTGCTGTCGATGGCGGTCGCCGCGAACGCCGACGAGACCTTCACCGACGACCCCGACGCGCTCGTCGAGCTCAGCTGA
- a CDS encoding glycerate kinase, whose product MRIVVAPDSFTGSISALDAARAISEGWRAVRPDDEVILLPQADGGVGTLEVVSAAVPDAVPHDAGPVAGADGRPNPGRWLELPDGRALVELAEGVGLPLMARPDPLGASTRGLGELLGRVMDAGATHLVVGLGGSGSTDGGTGALAALGARFLDAEGRELPDGGAALGRLSRIDATGLRTPPAVLELWCDVEAPLTGPRGAAAVFGPQKGATPDDIALLDAGLRRLAAVLGGDAHEPGAGAAGGTAYGLRTAWGARLASGSRAIAALTGLDAAIVDAELVITGEGRVDASSLSGKVVGAVVRDADAAGVPVALVAGSVDPAVGGSRAALALVDLAGSRAAALADPARWLAAAGRELAQRNRASVRLNR is encoded by the coding sequence ATGCGCATCGTCGTCGCCCCCGACTCGTTCACGGGGTCGATCTCGGCCCTCGACGCGGCGCGCGCGATCTCGGAGGGCTGGCGCGCGGTGCGTCCCGACGACGAGGTGATCCTGCTGCCTCAGGCGGACGGCGGTGTCGGCACGCTCGAGGTCGTCTCCGCCGCGGTTCCGGATGCGGTGCCGCACGATGCGGGGCCGGTGGCGGGCGCCGACGGCCGACCGAACCCCGGACGCTGGCTCGAGCTGCCCGACGGGCGCGCCCTCGTGGAGCTCGCGGAAGGCGTGGGCCTGCCGCTCATGGCACGCCCCGACCCGCTCGGCGCCTCGACGCGCGGCCTCGGCGAACTGCTGGGGCGGGTGATGGACGCGGGTGCGACGCACCTCGTCGTCGGGCTCGGAGGATCCGGCTCGACCGACGGCGGCACGGGCGCCCTCGCGGCGCTCGGGGCGCGGTTCCTCGATGCGGAGGGCCGCGAGTTGCCCGACGGAGGCGCGGCGCTCGGGCGACTCTCCCGGATCGACGCCACCGGCCTGCGCACTCCCCCGGCCGTGCTCGAGCTGTGGTGCGACGTCGAGGCGCCGCTCACCGGGCCGCGCGGGGCGGCAGCCGTGTTCGGCCCGCAGAAGGGCGCGACGCCCGACGACATCGCGCTGCTCGATGCCGGGCTCCGCCGCCTCGCCGCCGTGCTCGGCGGGGATGCGCACGAGCCAGGCGCGGGCGCCGCGGGCGGCACCGCCTATGGACTGCGGACGGCGTGGGGCGCGCGGCTCGCCTCCGGTTCCCGCGCGATCGCCGCTCTCACGGGACTCGATGCGGCGATCGTCGACGCCGAGCTGGTGATCACCGGCGAGGGCCGGGTCGACGCGAGCTCGCTGAGCGGCAAGGTCGTGGGCGCCGTGGTGCGCGACGCGGATGCGGCGGGCGTTCCCGTCGCACTCGTCGCGGGATCCGTGGATCCTGCCGTCGGGGGGTCTCGGGCCGCCCTCGCGCTCGTCGATCTCGCCGGATCGCGCGCCGCCGCGCTGGCGGATCCCGCCCGCTGGCTCGCCGCCGCGGGCCGCGAGCTCGCCCAACGAAATCGCGCGAGTGTTCGTCTCAACAGGTAG
- a CDS encoding RNA polymerase sigma factor, producing the protein MARDTGWEHVVAELVAERGDALLRYARLLSGSPDDAADLVQDALVRTFGRLRNGFTVASAEAYVRRAILNAYLDGGRRVSRWRKVAPSQYRPEEVPSPDAETDTRLDLHGELSKLTPRERACLLLRYYDDLKVDDIATTLGISAGAVKRYLSDGLAKMAIALADDGTVAGRLGPGGARPGTGTTPYLSGPANPPSPDHPTKEGDRAHRS; encoded by the coding sequence ATGGCACGGGACACCGGATGGGAGCATGTCGTCGCCGAGCTCGTCGCCGAGCGCGGGGATGCCCTGCTGCGCTACGCGCGCCTCCTGAGCGGCAGCCCCGATGACGCCGCGGACCTCGTGCAGGACGCCCTCGTGCGCACCTTCGGCCGCCTCCGCAACGGCTTCACCGTCGCAAGCGCGGAGGCGTACGTGCGCCGCGCCATCCTCAACGCCTACCTCGACGGAGGCCGACGCGTCTCGCGCTGGCGCAAAGTGGCCCCGAGCCAGTACCGGCCCGAGGAGGTGCCCTCGCCCGACGCCGAGACCGACACGCGGCTCGACCTGCACGGAGAGCTCAGCAAGCTGACCCCCCGCGAGCGGGCCTGCCTGCTGCTGCGCTACTACGACGACCTCAAGGTGGACGACATCGCCACGACGCTCGGCATCAGCGCGGGAGCCGTCAAGCGGTATCTGAGCGACGGGCTCGCCAAGATGGCCATCGCCCTCGCCGACGACGGGACGGTCGCGGGGCGCCTCGGCCCGGGCGGGGCGCGCCCGGGCACCGGCACCACCCCGTACCTCTCGGGACCTGCGAACCCGCCGTCCCCTGACCATCCGACGAAGGAGGGCGATCGTGCCCACCGAAGCTGA
- a CDS encoding arginase family protein: MVAFVVVPQWQGSPSSRAMRLAEGAAAIRADLPVSATREVAVPLEAGDEQGTGIARFGSLQLVRERLGDALGELDEPAIVIGGDCAVSAAAIAHVAGDDLAVIWFDAHPDLNTPASSPSGAFAGMVLAALVADGVVAPERLLVAGARQWDPGEEDFAAEHGIASFGVDAVSDVEGLLSWVAASGASRLYLHVDLDVLDPAEFAGLLEPIPFGVSPSALVATIRALVARFPLAGATIAAFAPESAEHAVDDAPTILRVIGALRG; encoded by the coding sequence ATGGTCGCCTTCGTCGTCGTCCCGCAGTGGCAGGGTTCCCCGTCGAGCCGGGCGATGCGCCTCGCCGAAGGCGCTGCCGCGATCCGCGCCGACCTGCCCGTCAGCGCCACCCGCGAGGTCGCGGTGCCGCTCGAGGCGGGCGACGAGCAGGGCACCGGGATCGCGCGGTTCGGCTCGCTGCAGCTCGTGCGCGAACGACTCGGCGACGCGCTCGGGGAGCTCGACGAGCCCGCCATCGTGATCGGCGGGGACTGCGCCGTCTCGGCTGCCGCGATCGCCCACGTGGCCGGCGACGATCTGGCCGTGATCTGGTTCGACGCCCACCCCGACCTCAACACCCCCGCGAGCTCACCGTCCGGGGCGTTCGCGGGCATGGTGCTCGCCGCGCTCGTGGCGGACGGCGTGGTCGCCCCCGAGCGCCTCCTGGTGGCGGGCGCACGGCAGTGGGACCCGGGTGAGGAAGATTTCGCCGCCGAGCACGGCATCGCCTCCTTCGGCGTCGACGCGGTGTCCGACGTCGAGGGACTGCTGAGCTGGGTCGCCGCGAGCGGGGCGAGTCGCCTCTACCTGCACGTCGACCTCGACGTGCTCGATCCCGCGGAGTTCGCGGGCCTCCTCGAGCCGATCCCCTTCGGGGTGTCGCCGAGTGCCCTCGTCGCGACGATCCGGGCGCTCGTCGCCCGGTTCCCGCTCGCCGGGGCGACGATCGCGGCGTTCGCGCCCGAGTCGGCGGAGCACGCCGTGGACGACGCCCCCACGATCCTGCGGGTGATCGGCGCCCTGCGCGGTTGA
- a CDS encoding SIP domain-containing protein: MLLSDVLPASIAWNPGDGDSVLLGAVDADIAIAETVAATLPPKARGRIFLEVADAAGIREFSAPGRVCVTWLLRDRGQSMRAAVDAWLAEMLPVEAEREHQVYAWVSGDRAAQALSSN, encoded by the coding sequence ATGCTCCTCTCCGACGTGCTCCCCGCCTCCATCGCCTGGAATCCCGGCGACGGCGACTCCGTGCTGCTCGGCGCCGTCGACGCCGACATCGCGATCGCGGAGACCGTCGCGGCCACCCTGCCGCCGAAGGCGCGCGGCCGCATCTTCCTCGAGGTGGCCGACGCCGCCGGCATCCGCGAGTTCTCGGCCCCGGGCCGGGTCTGCGTGACCTGGCTGCTGCGTGACCGCGGCCAGAGCATGCGCGCCGCCGTCGACGCCTGGCTCGCCGAGATGCTGCCGGTCGAGGCCGAGCGCGAGCACCAGGTGTACGCCTGGGTCTCGGGCGACCGCGCCGCGCAGGCGCTCTCCTCGAACTAG
- a CDS encoding GH1 family beta-glucosidase, with protein sequence MSALPSGFLFGAATAAFQIEGAAHEGGRTDSVWDAFCRVPGAVIAGDDGEVACDHYHRYRDDVATMKELGLGAYRFSTAWPRIRPGHGPVNPEGIGFYDRLVDELLGAGIEPWLTLYHWDLPQELEERGGWASRDTAFRFAEYAVDVHAALGDRVTRWTTLNEPWCAAFLGYAAGAHAPGRQEPAAAVAAGHHLLLGHGLVVEALRAADPTLSLGITLNLTVVDPVDAGDPGDLDAVRRIDGQINRFFLDPLLRGEYPADVREDLAAVWAEGLVQEGDLATISTPIDFLGVNYYHGEAVSLQPAAPREALEAPTDRPTSTPFPAADGIFFHSRELPRTAMDWEVQPEGLTRLLTRLHEEYTAPRGTALYVTENGAAYDDEVAPDGSVQDADRVAFLEAHLAAVADAVEAGVDVRGYFYWSLLDNFEWAWGYAKRFGIVRVDYATQERTIKASGRRYAELIESVRSGLAAKR encoded by the coding sequence GTGAGCGCGCTGCCCAGCGGGTTCCTGTTCGGTGCGGCGACCGCCGCCTTCCAGATCGAGGGGGCCGCTCACGAGGGCGGCCGCACCGACTCGGTCTGGGACGCCTTCTGCCGGGTGCCCGGCGCCGTGATCGCGGGCGACGACGGCGAGGTGGCGTGCGACCACTACCACCGCTACCGCGACGACGTGGCGACCATGAAGGAGCTCGGGCTCGGCGCTTACCGCTTCTCGACCGCGTGGCCGCGCATCCGCCCGGGGCACGGGCCGGTGAACCCCGAGGGCATCGGCTTCTACGACCGGCTCGTCGACGAGCTGCTGGGCGCGGGCATCGAACCGTGGCTCACCCTGTACCACTGGGATCTGCCGCAGGAGCTCGAGGAGCGCGGTGGTTGGGCGTCCCGCGACACGGCATTCCGCTTCGCGGAGTACGCCGTCGACGTGCACGCGGCGCTCGGCGACCGGGTGACGCGCTGGACGACCCTCAACGAGCCGTGGTGTGCCGCCTTCCTCGGCTACGCGGCCGGCGCGCATGCTCCCGGTCGCCAGGAGCCGGCGGCGGCCGTCGCCGCGGGGCACCACCTGCTGCTCGGCCACGGGCTCGTCGTGGAGGCGCTGCGGGCGGCCGACCCGACCCTGTCGCTCGGCATCACCCTCAACCTCACCGTGGTCGACCCGGTGGACGCGGGCGATCCGGGCGACCTCGACGCGGTGCGTCGCATCGACGGCCAGATCAACCGCTTCTTCCTCGACCCGCTGCTGCGGGGAGAGTACCCGGCCGACGTCCGCGAGGATCTCGCCGCGGTGTGGGCCGAGGGGCTCGTCCAGGAGGGCGACCTCGCCACGATCTCCACCCCGATCGACTTCCTCGGCGTGAACTACTACCACGGCGAGGCGGTGAGCCTGCAGCCTGCGGCCCCGCGCGAGGCGCTGGAAGCACCCACCGACCGGCCCACCTCGACACCGTTCCCGGCCGCCGACGGCATCTTCTTCCACTCGCGCGAGCTTCCCCGCACCGCGATGGACTGGGAGGTGCAGCCCGAGGGGCTCACCCGCCTGCTCACCCGTCTGCACGAGGAGTACACGGCCCCGCGCGGCACCGCGCTCTACGTGACCGAGAACGGCGCCGCCTACGACGACGAGGTCGCGCCCGACGGCTCGGTGCAGGACGCCGACCGCGTGGCCTTCCTCGAGGCGCACCTCGCCGCCGTCGCGGATGCGGTGGAGGCGGGGGTCGACGTGCGCGGCTACTTCTACTGGTCGCTGCTGGACAACTTCGAGTGGGCCTGGGGCTACGCCAAGCGCTTCGGGATCGTCCGGGTCGACTACGCGACGCAGGAGCGCACGATCAAGGCCAGCGGACGCCGCTACGCGGAGCTCATCGAGTCGGTCCGCAGCGGACTCGCAGCGAAGCGTTAG
- a CDS encoding ABC transporter permease: MTTETGHVATLERKKPRQRGKLSEAFAMFRNGKSLTGLIILGFFALLAIFGPWIAPYDPNAIDLEYRNGPPSATHWLGTTHLGQDILSQIIIGSRDVMFVGFAAGVIGTLLAVVIGVTAGYIKGAGSEALSALSNVFLVIPGLPLIIIITSNFDDPSMLLIAIVLAITGWAWGARVLRAQTMSLRNRDFVQAARANGEPLWRIIGVEMLPNLMAIIASSFVGTVTAAILTQTTLAFVGVTPITRWNWGTILFWAQSQNAFPDRWWWYLPAGLCIALVGTALALVNFGIDEYVNPRLRSAGKRARALRKKGFTQTDATVVATTGSAVTATGAAVAAGEKA; the protein is encoded by the coding sequence GTGACCACCGAGACCGGCCACGTCGCCACTCTCGAGCGGAAGAAGCCGCGCCAGCGCGGCAAGCTCTCCGAAGCCTTCGCGATGTTCCGCAACGGGAAGTCGCTCACGGGCCTCATCATCCTGGGCTTCTTCGCCCTGCTCGCGATCTTCGGACCGTGGATCGCGCCGTACGACCCGAACGCGATCGACCTCGAGTACCGCAACGGCCCGCCGTCGGCGACCCACTGGCTCGGCACGACCCATCTCGGCCAGGACATCCTGAGCCAGATCATCATCGGCAGCCGTGACGTCATGTTCGTGGGCTTCGCCGCCGGTGTGATCGGCACCCTGCTCGCGGTGGTCATCGGTGTCACCGCCGGCTACATCAAGGGCGCCGGCAGCGAGGCGCTCTCGGCGCTGTCGAACGTGTTCCTCGTGATCCCGGGCCTGCCGCTCATCATCATCATCACGTCGAACTTCGACGACCCCTCGATGCTCCTCATCGCGATCGTGCTCGCCATCACCGGATGGGCGTGGGGCGCACGGGTGCTGCGCGCCCAGACGATGTCGCTGCGCAACCGCGACTTCGTGCAGGCGGCGCGCGCCAACGGCGAGCCGCTCTGGCGCATCATCGGCGTCGAGATGCTGCCGAACCTCATGGCGATCATCGCCTCGAGCTTCGTCGGCACCGTGACCGCGGCGATCCTCACCCAGACGACGCTCGCCTTCGTGGGCGTGACGCCCATCACGCGCTGGAACTGGGGCACGATCCTGTTCTGGGCGCAGAGCCAGAACGCCTTCCCGGACCGCTGGTGGTGGTACCTGCCCGCCGGCCTGTGCATCGCGCTCGTCGGAACGGCGCTCGCGCTCGTCAACTTCGGCATCGACGAGTACGTGAACCCGCGCCTGCGCAGTGCGGGCAAGCGTGCCCGCGCGCTGCGCAAGAAGGGCTTCACGCAGACCGACGCGACCGTCGTCGCCACCACGGGATCCGCCGTGACCGCGACGGGTGCCGCCGTCGCCGCGGGGGAGAAGGCGTGA
- a CDS encoding ABC transporter permease, which produces MRFFLRRAIFYVFTAWAAITINFFLPRFMKGDPISAYLAKNQGKVSPEAIESLRILFGLNTDRSLWQQYLDYWGLLLRGDLGRSLSKGLAPVTDIIAEALPWTIGIVGIATVISFIVGTSIGTYIGWRRGSKAEFVVPVATFLSTVPYFWLGLIMIAVFSTTLRWFPASHAYDKIYIPEFSWDFIGNVIYHGTLPALTIVITSLGGWILGMRNMMITVLDEDYITVAQAKGLSPRRVAVNYAARNAVLPQLSSFALSLGFIVGGTLIMEMIFSYPGVGLRLFEATLAKDYPLMQGIFLVITLSVLVANIIADIAYAALDPRTRQEEAL; this is translated from the coding sequence ATGAGATTCTTCCTCCGCCGCGCGATCTTCTACGTGTTCACCGCGTGGGCCGCCATCACCATCAACTTCTTCCTGCCGCGCTTCATGAAGGGCGACCCGATCAGCGCCTACCTGGCCAAGAACCAGGGCAAGGTGAGCCCCGAGGCGATCGAGTCGCTCCGGATCCTGTTCGGCCTCAACACCGACCGCTCGCTGTGGCAGCAGTACCTCGACTACTGGGGCCTGCTGCTGCGCGGAGACCTCGGCCGTTCGCTGTCGAAGGGCCTCGCGCCCGTGACCGACATCATCGCCGAGGCGCTGCCCTGGACGATCGGCATCGTCGGCATCGCGACCGTCATCAGCTTCATCGTCGGCACCTCGATCGGCACCTACATCGGCTGGCGCCGCGGCTCGAAGGCGGAGTTCGTGGTGCCGGTCGCCACCTTCCTCTCGACCGTGCCGTACTTCTGGCTCGGCCTCATCATGATCGCGGTCTTCTCGACGACGCTGCGCTGGTTCCCGGCCTCGCACGCCTACGACAAGATCTACATACCCGAGTTCTCCTGGGACTTCATCGGCAACGTCATCTATCACGGCACCTTGCCGGCGTTGACGATCGTCATCACCTCGCTCGGCGGCTGGATCCTCGGCATGCGCAACATGATGATCACGGTGCTCGACGAGGACTACATCACGGTCGCGCAGGCCAAGGGGCTCTCGCCGCGGCGGGTCGCCGTCAACTACGCCGCACGCAACGCCGTGCTGCCGCAGCTGTCGAGCTTCGCGCTGTCGCTCGGCTTCATCGTCGGCGGCACGCTCATCATGGAGATGATCTTCAGCTACCCGGGCGTGGGCCTGCGGCTCTTCGAGGCGACGCTCGCCAAGGACTACCCGCTCATGCAGGGCATCTTCCTGGTGATCACGCTCTCGGTCCTCGTCGCGAACATCATCGCCGACATCGCCTACGCGGCCCTCGATCCGCGCACCCGACAGGAGGAGGCACTGTGA